A genomic region of Kribbella sp. NBC_00382 contains the following coding sequences:
- a CDS encoding SDR family NAD(P)-dependent oxidoreductase, producing the protein MQRFDGKVALVTAGAQGIGAAVARRIAAEGGSVVITDLQEDKINALAAELGNALAVRLDVTVRDEVDAAVAATIERFGQLDVLVNNAGGCIVSTVPEDSTDDEWHRQLDLTLVGTARCIQASLPQLVKTRGNVVTISSVNGLAAFGNIEYAAAKAGQIAMTQNFAARYGSMGVRFNVVAPGTVNTPNWDNQPDTLERFTTYYPLGRVGEPEDIAAAVAFLASPDASWITGHTLPVEGGILTGPGLFDLTTTGPFRKDYPTT; encoded by the coding sequence ATGCAGCGTTTCGATGGCAAGGTCGCACTCGTCACCGCGGGCGCGCAGGGAATCGGTGCGGCGGTCGCGCGACGGATCGCGGCTGAGGGCGGCTCGGTCGTCATCACCGACCTGCAAGAGGACAAGATCAACGCGCTCGCCGCGGAGCTCGGCAACGCGCTGGCCGTCCGCCTCGATGTGACCGTACGAGACGAGGTCGACGCCGCCGTCGCCGCGACGATCGAGCGCTTCGGGCAACTCGACGTACTCGTCAACAACGCGGGCGGCTGCATCGTCAGTACCGTCCCCGAGGACAGCACCGACGACGAATGGCACCGCCAACTCGACCTGACCCTGGTCGGCACCGCGCGCTGCATCCAGGCCTCCCTCCCCCAACTGGTGAAAACGCGAGGCAACGTAGTCACCATCAGCTCGGTCAACGGCCTCGCCGCCTTCGGCAACATCGAGTACGCCGCCGCCAAGGCCGGCCAGATCGCCATGACCCAAAACTTCGCCGCCCGCTACGGCAGCATGGGCGTCCGCTTCAACGTAGTAGCCCCCGGCACCGTCAACACCCCCAACTGGGACAACCAGCCCGACACCCTGGAACGGTTCACCACCTACTACCCCCTGGGCCGAGTAGGCGAACCAGAAGACATCGCCGCCGCAGTAGCCTTCCTAGCCTCCCCCGACGCCTCCTGGATCACCGGCCACACCCTCCCAGTAGAAGGCGGCATCCTCACCGGCCCCGGCCTCTTCGACCTCACCACCACGGGCCCGTTCCGCAAGGACTACCCGACCACCTGA
- a CDS encoding TIGR03089 family protein, which translates to MTLPELFGAAVRRDGANPFLTYYDDVTGERIELSAVTTANWVAKTANLLADEYDLEPGESVAIGLPPHWLGVVWALSTWSVGASVTTGEGTLAITGPDFAIRGARETVASALLPLGGRFREPLPAGVHDYGAEVYNHPDLFVPYDPPAGGSPAYDEKTHDDLIAAAEPITDRVLTTTSLVTPAGLGTLIGVIAGGGSIVLCRNLDPAKLDRRISDEKVDRVLEEQ; encoded by the coding sequence GTGACCCTTCCTGAGCTGTTCGGCGCCGCGGTACGTCGGGATGGCGCCAACCCGTTCCTGACCTACTACGACGATGTCACCGGCGAGCGGATCGAGCTCAGCGCGGTCACCACCGCGAACTGGGTGGCCAAGACGGCCAACCTGCTCGCCGACGAGTACGACCTGGAACCTGGCGAGTCCGTCGCGATCGGCCTGCCGCCGCACTGGCTCGGCGTCGTCTGGGCCCTCTCGACCTGGTCGGTCGGCGCGAGCGTCACCACCGGCGAGGGCACGCTCGCCATCACCGGCCCCGACTTCGCCATCCGCGGCGCCCGCGAGACGGTCGCGTCGGCGCTGCTCCCCCTCGGCGGACGGTTCCGCGAGCCGCTGCCGGCGGGAGTCCACGATTACGGGGCCGAGGTCTACAACCATCCCGACCTTTTCGTTCCGTACGATCCACCTGCCGGTGGCAGTCCGGCGTACGACGAGAAGACGCACGACGACCTGATCGCCGCGGCCGAACCGATCACCGACCGCGTACTCACCACGACCTCCCTCGTCACCCCGGCCGGCCTCGGAACGCTGATCGGCGTGATCGCCGGCGGCGGCTCGATCGTGCTCTGCCGCAACCTCGACCCGGCGAAGCTCGACCGCCGGATCTCGGACGAGAAGGTCGACCGCGTCTTGGAGGAGCAGTAG
- a CDS encoding twin-arginine translocase TatA/TatE family subunit, whose translation MASLLALPEGGEWIVLLVIVVLIFGANKLPDLTRGVAKAVVELRKISDKPDPEEKPQTTEEQKPQL comes from the coding sequence ATGGCTTCACTGCTGGCGCTGCCCGAGGGCGGCGAGTGGATCGTGCTGCTCGTCATCGTCGTGCTCATCTTCGGCGCGAACAAGCTCCCCGACCTGACCCGCGGGGTGGCGAAGGCTGTGGTTGAGCTCCGCAAGATCTCCGACAAGCCGGACCCGGAAGAAAAACCCCAAACCACAGAAGAACAAAAACCACAGCTCTGA
- a CDS encoding LysR family transcriptional regulator: protein MDFSDVSLVALRVFREVAERGTFTAAANALGYTQSAVSRQIASIERAAQTQLLERRRDGVRLTAAGQLVLRNAAGVLDQIDATARELSGLPVDGGTVRLGWFPGAGAMLLPLAITALRRSHPGINLVTREGTTPSLVRSLRAGSIDLALLAAAPPFRPPDSETPALKVEILAERPLRIAVPANHPLAAADSVDVADLRGQRWIAGPSADQMGVWPGLDERPEIAHTARDWLAKLHLVAAGAGITTISTSHEHTLPPGVQVLTVHNGPQELRRILLAHLPGTLADPTTAVANALRTAAQETTQR, encoded by the coding sequence ATGGACTTCTCTGATGTCTCCCTGGTCGCGCTCCGGGTGTTCCGCGAGGTCGCCGAGCGCGGCACCTTCACGGCCGCGGCGAACGCGCTCGGCTACACGCAGTCGGCCGTCTCGCGCCAGATCGCGTCGATCGAACGTGCCGCGCAGACCCAGCTCCTCGAACGGCGACGGGACGGTGTCCGGCTGACGGCCGCCGGTCAGCTGGTACTACGGAACGCGGCCGGCGTACTCGACCAGATCGACGCGACAGCGCGGGAGCTTTCCGGGCTGCCCGTCGATGGCGGGACGGTCCGGCTGGGATGGTTCCCGGGCGCCGGCGCCATGTTGTTGCCGCTGGCAATCACTGCGCTGCGGCGCTCGCATCCGGGAATCAACCTGGTCACCCGGGAGGGGACGACTCCCTCGCTGGTCCGGTCGCTCCGCGCGGGCAGCATCGACTTGGCGCTACTCGCCGCCGCCCCACCCTTCCGCCCTCCGGACAGCGAGACGCCCGCGTTGAAGGTGGAGATCCTTGCTGAGCGGCCGTTGCGCATCGCAGTACCGGCCAACCATCCGCTGGCTGCCGCTGACTCGGTCGACGTCGCCGACCTCCGCGGCCAACGCTGGATCGCCGGCCCCTCAGCCGATCAGATGGGCGTCTGGCCAGGCTTGGACGAACGCCCCGAAATCGCCCACACAGCCCGAGACTGGCTGGCCAAACTCCACCTGGTAGCCGCCGGCGCAGGCATCACCACCATCTCCACCTCCCACGAACACACCCTCCCACCCGGCGTCCAAGTCCTCACCGTCCACAACGGCCCCCAAGAACTCCGCCGAATCCTCCTGGCCCACCTCCCAGGAACCCTGGCCGATCCCACCACAGCAGTAGCCAACGCCCTCCGAACCGCAGCCCAAGAAACCACCCAGCGCTAA
- a CDS encoding SDR family NAD(P)-dependent oxidoreductase: MRPQRIALVTGANQGIGFALVEGLAARLDATDLVLLTGRHPERVAAAVEQVKGTAQVEGRVLDVTDATAVANLAADLQTQYGGVDIVISNAVGPLTPDRTQAEQADEFIAVANGGATAVLRSFVPVLRPAGRLIVVASSFGTLDNLDARVQPFFEDGHTLDQLEQAVEDWRQSIHAGTATEQGWPDFVNTTSKVAQVAAVRAVAATRRTEDLANGTLIASVCPGLVDTRASRPWFDDFSEARTPAEAVQPILDLILADHVDPSTYGELVRDGKVLPYDQRMS; the protein is encoded by the coding sequence ATGAGACCGCAGAGAATCGCCCTGGTCACCGGGGCCAACCAAGGAATCGGCTTCGCCCTCGTCGAAGGCCTGGCCGCCCGCCTCGACGCCACCGACCTGGTCCTGCTCACCGGCCGCCACCCGGAACGCGTCGCCGCCGCGGTCGAGCAGGTCAAAGGAACAGCGCAAGTAGAAGGCCGAGTCCTAGACGTCACCGACGCGACCGCCGTCGCCAACCTGGCCGCCGACCTGCAGACCCAGTACGGCGGCGTCGACATCGTCATCTCGAACGCCGTCGGCCCGCTGACCCCCGACCGCACGCAGGCCGAGCAAGCCGACGAATTCATCGCAGTCGCCAACGGCGGCGCCACCGCCGTACTCCGGTCCTTCGTCCCGGTACTCCGTCCAGCCGGCCGCCTGATCGTCGTCGCCAGCTCATTCGGCACGCTGGACAACCTGGACGCCAGAGTCCAGCCCTTCTTCGAGGACGGCCACACGCTCGACCAGCTCGAGCAGGCGGTCGAAGACTGGCGCCAGTCGATCCACGCCGGAACCGCAACGGAACAAGGCTGGCCGGACTTTGTCAACACCACGTCCAAGGTCGCCCAGGTGGCCGCAGTACGAGCGGTCGCGGCGACCCGGCGTACCGAGGATCTTGCCAACGGCACCCTGATCGCCTCGGTCTGCCCCGGTCTCGTCGACACCCGCGCCTCCCGCCCCTGGTTCGACGACTTCAGCGAGGCTCGTACGCCGGCAGAAGCCGTCCAGCCCATCCTCGACCTGATCCTCGCCGACCACGTCGACCCGTCGACGTACGGCGAACTCGTCCGCGACGGCAAGGTGCTGCCCTACGACCAGAGGATGAGCTGA
- a CDS encoding M1 family metallopeptidase, with protein MKNPRRALATTLALTSLAAGLTVPSAFAAPATAGGPGIGDKVWPELGNGGYDVVDQKLAFTFNDKLTGYTASTTLSARATQGLNRFDLDLLGPEVTGVRVNGLRAAWKSTPQGELVITPKRPVRKDARFVVKVDVKSKVPGVTDPKIVFPPGLIHYGDWIQAINQPSGARRILAVSDHPAQKAPATISITAPVRLNSIANGKLLSTVKTGGTATRVFREDRKIATELLQIGVGPFTVVHARGSHGIDMRYAVPTAQLKEIKPQLKSFDESVRFMEQRLGRFPGVRAGSYIAPVGGELETQGLTLMPADHMTKEGFEQNGVDGVVLHEVSHEWFGNSVSPKTWSDLWLNEGHAVFYEDAWTAARGRQSQTESMRHSYVELGNQMLANGPIAKPNPAKWPGDSAPIRPYGDAAYQGGALVLFALQQKVGAKVFNRIERTWVREHANGVAGTGDFIATASEVAHQDLGPFLRSWLYGTKLPAMPGHPDWKAAA; from the coding sequence ATGAAGAATCCACGTCGCGCTCTCGCGACCACCCTTGCCCTGACCAGCCTTGCCGCCGGACTCACGGTCCCGTCTGCTTTCGCCGCACCAGCTACGGCGGGTGGGCCAGGGATAGGCGACAAGGTCTGGCCGGAGCTGGGCAATGGTGGTTATGACGTGGTCGACCAGAAGCTGGCCTTCACCTTCAACGACAAGCTGACCGGCTACACGGCCAGTACGACGTTGTCTGCCCGAGCCACCCAGGGGCTCAACCGGTTCGACCTCGACCTGCTCGGGCCCGAGGTCACCGGCGTACGGGTGAACGGGCTGCGGGCGGCGTGGAAGTCAACCCCACAAGGCGAACTGGTCATCACGCCGAAGCGGCCGGTCCGCAAGGACGCGCGGTTCGTCGTCAAGGTCGACGTCAAGAGCAAGGTGCCAGGGGTCACCGATCCGAAGATCGTCTTCCCGCCCGGGCTGATCCACTACGGTGACTGGATCCAGGCGATCAACCAGCCGTCGGGCGCGCGCAGGATCCTGGCGGTCAGCGATCACCCGGCTCAGAAGGCGCCTGCCACGATCAGCATCACCGCGCCGGTCCGACTCAACTCCATTGCCAACGGCAAGCTTCTGAGCACCGTCAAGACCGGCGGGACAGCCACGCGCGTCTTCCGCGAGGATCGCAAGATCGCCACCGAGCTGCTGCAGATCGGCGTCGGCCCGTTCACCGTCGTCCACGCGCGAGGCTCGCACGGCATCGACATGCGGTACGCCGTACCGACGGCGCAACTCAAGGAGATCAAGCCGCAGCTGAAGTCCTTCGACGAGTCGGTCCGGTTCATGGAGCAACGACTCGGCCGCTTCCCCGGCGTCCGGGCCGGCTCGTACATCGCGCCGGTCGGCGGCGAACTGGAGACGCAGGGCCTCACCTTGATGCCGGCTGATCACATGACCAAGGAGGGGTTCGAGCAGAACGGCGTGGACGGTGTCGTGCTGCACGAGGTCTCGCACGAGTGGTTCGGCAACTCGGTCTCACCGAAGACCTGGTCGGACCTGTGGCTCAACGAGGGGCACGCGGTCTTCTACGAGGATGCGTGGACCGCCGCCCGTGGCCGCCAGAGTCAGACCGAGTCGATGCGGCATTCGTACGTCGAACTCGGCAACCAGATGCTCGCGAACGGCCCGATCGCCAAGCCCAACCCCGCCAAGTGGCCGGGCGACAGCGCGCCGATCCGCCCGTACGGGGACGCGGCGTACCAGGGCGGGGCGTTGGTGCTCTTCGCCCTGCAGCAGAAGGTCGGGGCCAAGGTGTTCAACCGGATCGAGCGCACCTGGGTCCGCGAGCACGCGAACGGCGTCGCGGGCACCGGAGACTTCATCGCCACCGCCTCGGAGGTCGCGCACCAGGACCTCGGCCCGTTCCTCCGCTCCTGGCTGTACGGCACCAAGCTCCCCGCGATGCCCGGCCACCCGGACTGGAAGGCCGCGGCCTGA
- a CDS encoding hemolysin family protein: MLIVIGLVLILALTVATGYFVAQEFSYVAVDRNRLQGLADGGNAAAARALKVTSRLSFVLSGAQVGITVTALLAGYVAQPSLGAGLEDLLGTAGLPTGVSLTISVILALLLATIIQMVFGELAPKNLAIARAEAIALRLSRSTLIYLTVAGPLIHVFDATSNRILRRVGIEPVEELPQGATAQDLDRIIATSYEQGLLDEDTMRLLDRGLDFRYRQADEVMTPRVDVITVHRDAPLTRVVELLDTGHSRFPVIGESVDEVVGVIAIGDVVEVEPVDRLHVLAGSLASEPVVVPSTLPLPAVLQALRTAHRQLAIVVDEWGGFAGVLSLEDIAEELVGEIRDEDDLPEAELVENPDGSWTLPARWRTDQVAEAIGIQLPEDEDYDTVSGLIMARLGRVPVVQDELVVELPRRFDHDGRPVPTELVRLRVQTVLRHVPGIVVLERLS, encoded by the coding sequence ATGTTGATCGTGATCGGCCTGGTGCTGATCCTGGCGTTGACCGTTGCCACCGGCTACTTCGTGGCTCAGGAGTTCTCCTACGTCGCAGTCGACCGGAACCGGCTCCAGGGCCTGGCCGACGGGGGTAACGCCGCCGCGGCCCGGGCACTGAAAGTGACGTCCCGGCTCTCCTTCGTCCTGTCCGGCGCACAGGTCGGCATCACCGTCACCGCGCTGCTGGCCGGCTACGTCGCCCAGCCCTCCCTGGGTGCCGGGCTGGAAGACCTGCTCGGTACTGCGGGCCTGCCGACCGGCGTGAGTCTGACCATCTCCGTCATCCTGGCGTTGCTGTTGGCAACGATCATCCAGATGGTCTTCGGCGAGCTGGCTCCGAAGAACCTGGCGATCGCCCGGGCCGAGGCGATCGCGCTGCGGCTGTCCCGGTCGACGCTGATCTACCTGACCGTCGCCGGGCCGCTGATCCACGTCTTCGACGCCACCTCGAACCGGATCCTGCGCCGGGTCGGGATCGAACCGGTCGAGGAGCTGCCGCAGGGCGCCACGGCGCAGGACCTGGACCGGATCATCGCCACGTCGTACGAGCAAGGCCTGCTGGACGAGGACACGATGCGGTTGCTGGATCGCGGACTCGACTTCCGGTACCGGCAGGCCGACGAGGTGATGACGCCGCGGGTCGACGTCATCACGGTGCACCGCGACGCGCCGCTGACCCGGGTGGTCGAGCTGCTCGATACGGGGCACAGCCGCTTCCCGGTGATCGGCGAATCGGTCGACGAGGTGGTTGGCGTGATCGCGATCGGCGACGTGGTCGAGGTTGAGCCGGTCGACCGGCTGCACGTCCTGGCCGGGTCGCTGGCGTCTGAGCCGGTCGTCGTACCGTCCACTTTGCCGCTGCCCGCAGTACTGCAAGCACTTCGTACTGCGCACCGCCAGCTGGCCATCGTCGTCGACGAGTGGGGTGGCTTCGCCGGCGTACTGTCGCTGGAGGACATCGCCGAGGAGTTGGTGGGCGAGATCCGGGACGAGGACGATCTGCCCGAGGCCGAGTTGGTCGAGAACCCGGATGGGTCGTGGACGTTGCCGGCGCGCTGGCGGACCGATCAGGTGGCCGAGGCGATCGGGATCCAGCTGCCCGAGGATGAGGACTACGACACGGTGTCGGGGCTGATCATGGCTCGGCTCGGACGGGTTCCGGTGGTGCAGGACGAGTTGGTGGTGGAGCTGCCTCGGCGGTTCGACCATGACGGGCGGCCGGTACCGACCGAGCTGGTGCGGCTTCGCGTTCAGACCGTACTTCGGCATGTGCCGGGCATCGTCGTACTGGAGCGTCTCTCATGA
- a CDS encoding hemolysin family protein, translated as MSTTVALLISLLLLIFNGFFVAAEFSLVASKRHRLEQAAASGSRAARAAIAGVSELSLMLAGAQLGITLCTLGLGSLSEPAVADLLHPLFELVSVPEDVGHVIALIIAVGGIGLLHVLLGEMAPKSWAISDPERSALLLALPFRGFTYLVRPLLIVLNWMANLCLRVLKVTPQNELANAHGPDELRLLIESSREHGTLEAPEHDLLTAMLALQNITVAQVMTPTASVSTVTASASAREVERTSRREGHSRLAVVTPGTSAVCGIVHVSDAARATTRGGTTLRASDLMTEPLRLPASTPVAAAIRLMREKRSQLAVVQEGDEPLGVVALEDLLEEVIGEFDDETDPIITASRRSTPPG; from the coding sequence ATGAGTACTACGGTGGCGTTGCTGATCTCGTTGTTGCTGCTGATCTTCAACGGGTTCTTCGTGGCGGCGGAGTTCTCGCTCGTCGCGTCCAAGCGGCATCGGCTTGAACAGGCGGCCGCATCGGGTTCGCGAGCGGCGCGGGCGGCGATCGCTGGGGTGAGCGAGTTGTCGTTGATGCTCGCGGGTGCTCAGCTCGGGATCACCTTGTGCACGCTGGGACTTGGGTCGTTGTCGGAGCCTGCGGTGGCGGACCTGCTGCATCCGCTGTTCGAGCTGGTCTCGGTACCTGAGGATGTCGGGCATGTCATCGCGCTGATCATCGCTGTCGGCGGGATCGGTTTGCTGCACGTACTGCTGGGGGAGATGGCGCCGAAGTCGTGGGCGATCAGCGATCCCGAGCGGTCGGCTTTGCTGCTGGCGTTGCCGTTCCGGGGCTTCACCTATCTCGTACGCCCGTTGCTGATCGTGTTGAACTGGATGGCGAACCTCTGCTTGCGGGTGCTGAAGGTGACCCCGCAGAACGAGCTGGCCAACGCGCACGGCCCGGACGAACTGCGGTTGCTGATCGAGTCGTCCCGCGAACACGGCACCCTCGAGGCGCCGGAACACGACCTGTTGACCGCAATGCTCGCGCTGCAGAACATCACGGTCGCCCAGGTGATGACACCAACCGCTTCGGTGTCGACCGTGACGGCATCCGCGAGTGCCCGCGAGGTAGAACGAACCAGCCGCCGCGAGGGCCACTCCCGGCTAGCTGTCGTAACCCCTGGTACTTCGGCAGTCTGCGGCATCGTCCACGTCAGCGACGCCGCCCGAGCCACCACCCGCGGCGGCACGACGCTACGCGCCTCGGACCTGATGACGGAGCCCCTGCGCCTGCCCGCCTCCACTCCAGTCGCCGCCGCAATCCGCTTGATGCGCGAAAAGCGCTCACAGCTTGCGGTTGTCCAGGAAGGTGACGAGCCGCTCGGCGTCGTCGCCCTGGAAGACCTCCTCGAGGAGGTCATCGGCGAGTTCGACGACGAGACGGACCCGATCATCACGGCCTCCCGCCGCTCCACGCCGCCTGGCTAG
- a CDS encoding sensor histidine kinase, with protein sequence MTARRSLLVRLLAGAVLIALCSIAATAWLAARSTTVAIQQQQGQALADDAKIYTTLVGFAATHRSWSGIGKEISKLALDTGRQISLTTRDRQLISGQPVPATQIPSAVVWPLDLSTGLGGTPTDASGQIDSRVVGPFKLTDAAKAGLDGVAQRVLRCVQDNSNGLGKITYDPTGRPQIEGAPQYAVDQCPTTALDEIDSRQLKAYSDLQSRVNACLAKRGPSTPIKLQADLSWTPYFGVTTGQLLPAPSSGPAERPSVKSSPAPPPPDPAVVEACMTASRRAQLTPYVAPPALLFVSTHSEASAELDLSPANQKRIAGVAAAILGITVLIAAVGGIRLVQPLRALTKASRQMTSGDENVRVKVRGIDEIGQLSLAFNELADARARTESLRRAMVSDIAHELRTPLSNIRGWLEAVEDGVAQPDATFIASLSEEAALLQHILDDLRDLATADAGNLRIHPERVYLGLLLDQVAGTFRSQAEHADITLSSATIGDIELEADPVRLRQAIGNLVANALRFTPAGGTVRIEGRVEGDQVVIDVIDTGAGIAAEDLPKVFDRFWRAEQSRNRHTGGSGLGLPIVRSLIEAHGGTTTATSTLDEGSTFTLRLPLQPPAAARVTTS encoded by the coding sequence ATGACGGCCCGGCGGAGTTTGCTCGTCCGGCTGCTGGCCGGCGCCGTCCTGATCGCGCTGTGCTCGATCGCGGCGACCGCCTGGCTCGCGGCCCGGAGTACGACGGTCGCCATCCAGCAGCAACAGGGCCAGGCGCTCGCCGACGACGCCAAGATCTACACCACCCTGGTCGGGTTCGCCGCCACCCATCGCAGCTGGTCCGGCATCGGCAAGGAGATCTCCAAGCTCGCCCTCGACACCGGCCGGCAGATCAGCCTGACCACCCGCGACCGCCAACTCATCTCCGGCCAGCCGGTCCCCGCGACCCAGATCCCGTCCGCAGTCGTCTGGCCGCTCGACCTCAGCACCGGCCTCGGCGGTACGCCGACCGACGCTTCCGGCCAGATCGACTCCCGGGTGGTCGGCCCGTTCAAGCTGACCGACGCAGCGAAGGCCGGGCTCGACGGCGTCGCGCAGCGGGTACTCAGGTGCGTTCAGGACAACAGCAACGGGCTCGGCAAGATCACCTACGACCCGACCGGCAGGCCGCAGATCGAGGGGGCGCCGCAGTACGCCGTGGACCAGTGCCCGACGACCGCGCTCGACGAGATCGACAGCCGGCAACTCAAGGCGTATTCAGACCTGCAGAGTCGGGTCAACGCCTGCCTGGCCAAACGCGGACCGTCCACGCCGATCAAACTCCAGGCCGACCTGAGCTGGACCCCGTACTTCGGCGTCACCACCGGCCAGTTGCTGCCCGCCCCGAGCAGCGGGCCCGCCGAACGGCCGTCGGTCAAGTCCTCTCCAGCACCTCCGCCGCCCGACCCCGCCGTCGTCGAGGCCTGTATGACCGCCTCGCGGCGCGCCCAACTCACCCCGTACGTCGCTCCGCCCGCCCTCCTCTTCGTCAGCACCCACAGCGAGGCGTCCGCGGAGCTCGACCTCTCCCCCGCGAACCAGAAACGCATCGCCGGAGTCGCCGCAGCGATCCTCGGTATCACCGTGCTGATCGCGGCCGTCGGCGGAATCCGCCTGGTGCAACCCCTGCGAGCCTTGACCAAGGCATCGCGGCAGATGACGAGCGGCGATGAGAACGTCCGAGTGAAGGTCCGGGGCATCGACGAGATCGGCCAGCTCTCGCTCGCGTTCAACGAGCTGGCCGATGCCCGGGCCCGAACCGAATCGTTGCGTAGGGCAATGGTCAGCGATATCGCGCACGAGCTGCGGACGCCGTTGAGCAACATCCGCGGCTGGCTGGAGGCGGTCGAGGACGGCGTGGCGCAGCCGGACGCGACCTTCATCGCCTCACTCAGCGAAGAGGCTGCGCTGCTGCAACACATCCTCGACGACCTGCGCGACCTCGCCACCGCCGACGCCGGCAACCTGCGAATCCACCCCGAGCGGGTCTACCTCGGCCTGCTGCTCGATCAGGTCGCCGGTACGTTCCGCAGCCAGGCCGAGCACGCCGACATCACGTTGTCGTCAGCAACCATCGGCGACATCGAACTGGAGGCCGACCCCGTCCGTCTACGCCAAGCCATCGGCAACCTGGTCGCCAACGCCCTCCGCTTCACCCCCGCCGGCGGCACCGTCCGCATCGAGGGTCGGGTCGAGGGCGACCAGGTTGTCATCGACGTGATCGATACCGGCGCGGGGATTGCCGCTGAGGACCTGCCGAAGGTCTTCGACCGGTTCTGGCGCGCCGAACAGTCTCGCAACCGGCACACCGGCGGCAGCGGCCTCGGGCTCCCGATCGTCCGCAGCCTGATCGAAGCCCACGGCGGTACCACCACCGCAACTAGCACCCTCGACGAAGGCTCCACCTTCACCCTCCGCCTACCGCTTCAGCCGCCAGCGGCCGCCCGGGTCACCACCTCCTGA
- a CDS encoding response regulator transcription factor, with translation MCAQVVLAEDDEKQAELVRRYLERENHEVTVVHDGRSALEEVRRRQPQLLVLDVMLPGVDGLDVCRILRRESGIPVLMLTARTEEEDMLLGLDLGADDYMTKPFSPRELAARVRTLLRRSRPTATAEPDTLLRVGGVAVDPERHELFADGTKITCTPGEFRLIATMAARPHRVFTRAQLLEQLHGIDQYITTRTIDTHVLNLRKKIEPDPRKPIRLLTVYGVGYKLTDG, from the coding sequence ATGTGTGCCCAGGTCGTGCTTGCCGAGGACGACGAGAAGCAGGCCGAGCTCGTCCGGCGCTACCTCGAGCGCGAGAACCACGAAGTCACCGTCGTCCACGACGGCCGCTCAGCGCTCGAAGAGGTCCGCAGGCGGCAACCCCAGCTACTCGTCCTCGACGTGATGCTCCCCGGCGTCGACGGCCTCGACGTCTGCCGGATCCTGCGCCGCGAGTCGGGCATCCCCGTCCTGATGCTCACCGCCCGTACCGAAGAAGAGGACATGCTGCTCGGCCTCGACCTCGGCGCCGACGACTACATGACCAAGCCGTTCAGCCCACGCGAACTCGCCGCCCGCGTCCGCACCCTCCTCAGACGAAGCCGACCAACCGCCACCGCCGAACCGGACACCCTGCTCCGCGTCGGCGGCGTCGCCGTCGACCCCGAACGCCACGAGTTGTTTGCCGACGGCACCAAAATCACCTGTACGCCCGGCGAGTTCCGCCTGATCGCAACCATGGCCGCCCGTCCTCACCGGGTCTTCACCAGAGCCCAACTGCTCGAGCAACTGCACGGCATCGACCAGTACATCACCACCCGCACGATCGACACCCACGTGCTCAACCTGCGCAAGAAGATCGAGCCCGACCCGCGCAAACCGATCCGGCTGCTGACCGTCTACGGCGTCGGCTACAAGCTGACCGACGGGTGA